From the Erythrolamprus reginae isolate rEryReg1 chromosome Z, rEryReg1.hap1, whole genome shotgun sequence genome, one window contains:
- the LOC139175910 gene encoding olfactory receptor 14I1-like, whose amino-acid sequence MSNLTNISNFVLAGFSGNQETQILYSTIFIIMYLFVLVGNLLIIFLILFNHYLHTPMYFFLINLAIGDLGVTSTIMPKAIVNAFMNSKLILYFECMTQVFFYVSFLSSNLFFLTIMAYDRYIAICFPLYFASIMKWPTCFQMAGGAWVVGFLHSALHTGNIFSMPFCSNIINQFFCEVPQLIKLFCSDSYLSETWILVFSSCLGVGCLLFILLTYVSIFTTVMSMPSVEKKEKAFSTCIPHLIVVSLFVGSSLLAHLILPAKFPSRLDQVFTTLYTMVPSLMNPIIYSMRNKDVKAAFLKLLGWRLFCKQC is encoded by the coding sequence ATGTCTAACCTTACAAACATATCAAATTTTGTACTTGCTGGATTTTCTGGAAATCAAGAAACTCAAATTTTATACAGCACCATCTTCATCATCATGTATCTCTTTGTCCTGGTGGGAAACcttctgattatttttttaatactatTCAACCACTATCTGCATACTccaatgtatttctttttaatcAATTTAGCTATTGGTGATCTTGGTGTCACCTCTACCATTATGCCCAAAGCTATAGTTAATGCCTTCATGAATTCAAAACTGATTTTGTATTTTGAATGTATGACACAAGtgtttttctatgtttctttcctgTCATCAAATTTATTCTTTCTCACGATCATGGCTTATGACAGATACATTGCTATCTGTTTCCCATTATACTTTGCATCCATAATGAAGTGGCCCACTTGCTTCCAAATGGCAGGAGGGGCCTGGGTGGTTGGATTTCTGCATTCAGCTTTACACACAGGGAATATTTTTTCAATGCCTTTCTGCTCCAATATTATTAACCAGTTCTTCTGTGAAGTTCCACAGTTGATCAAGCTCTTCTGTTCTGATTCTTACCTCAGTGAAACCTGGATTCTTGTCTTTAGTTCATGCTTAGGAGTTGGATGtctcttatttattttgttgacCTATGTATCTATCTTTACTACAGTGATGAGTATGCCCTCAgttgagaaaaaagaaaaggcctTCTCCACTTGCATCCCCCACCTAATTGTTGTTTCCCTATTCGTTGGGAGTAGTCTCTTAGCTCATCTGATATTACCTGCTAAATTTCCATCCAGATTGGACCAAGTATTTACCACACTATATACTATGGTGCCTTCATTAATGAATCCAATAATCTACAGCATGAGGAACAAAGATGTGAAAGCTGCCTTTTTGAAATTGCTTGGTTGGAGATTATTTTGCAAACAATGTTAA
- the LOC139154035 gene encoding olfactory receptor 14A16-like — translation MENQTTVPYFLLLEFSQNRHLQLLYFFLFFILYLATTTTNLLIIFAVVFDHCLHSPMYFFLMNLAVQDLGIVSVIIPKSMTNSLMDTRHISYFGCVTQVFLFVSFETSDFFFLTVMAYDRYVAICHPLHYEMVMNWKACTKIVILVGLTSVLYGMLHTTGTFSMPFCSNVVSQFFCEIPHLLKLSCSGFNLVENGVLVAGFTGALGCFILITVSYVMIFKAVLRIPSVKGRQKAFSTCLPHLIIFSMLLVTSCMAYLKSPSKSPSYLDLTFTVLYSLLPPLLNPIIYSMKNKNIKLVLFKLWKSFTFFFTFFKKLIALH, via the coding sequence ATGGAGAATCAAACTACTGTTCCTTACTTTCTGCTTCTGGAATTCTCACAAAATCGCCATCTGCAGCTTCTatatttcttcttattcttcATATTATACTTGGCAACAACAACGACAAATCTTCTCATCATTTTTGCAGTAGTTTTTGACCATTGTCTACACAGTCCCATGTATTTCTTTCTAATGAATTTGGCTGTGCAAGATCTGGGCATTGTTTCAGTCATTATCCCCAAATCCATGACAAATTCTCTCATGGACACCAGACACATTTCTTACTTTGGTTGTGTTACTCAAGtgtttctctttgtctccttTGAAActtctgatttcttttttctgACAGTCATGGCATATGATAGGTATGTTGCCATTTGCCACCCACTGCATTATGAGATGGTGATGAATTGGAAAGCCTGCACCAAAATAGTGATTTTGGTGGGGCTTACTAGTGTACTCTATGGAATGTTGCACACTACTGGCACTTTTTCCATGCCTTTCTGTTCTAATGTTGTCAGCCAGTTTTTCTGTGAAATTCCACACTTGCTAAAGCTATCTTGCTCTGGATTCAATCTAGTTGAAAATGGGGTTCTTGTGGCCGGTTTCACAGGAGCATTAGGTTGTTTTATTTTGATCACTGTTTCTTATGTCATGATCTTCAAGGCAGTGTTGAGAATCCCTTCTGTGAAAGGAAGGCAGAAGGCCTTTTCCACTTGTCTTCCCCAccttataatattttctatgCTTTTGGTAACTTCATGCATGGCCTACCTGAAATCCCCTTCTAAAAGCCCCTCTTACTTAGATTTAACATTTACTGTCCTATATTCCTTACTTCCACCTCTGCTCAATCCAATCATCTATAGCATGAAAAATAAGAATATTAAACTTGTCCTGTTTAAACTATGGAAATCCTTTACATTTTtctttaccttttttaaaaaattgattgctTTGCATTGA
- the LOC139154036 gene encoding olfactory receptor 14J1-like, whose translation MLNTTNILVFILVGFSENQEVQILYSSIFLIMYFFVLGGNLLIIFLILFNRCLHTPMYFFLINLSIGDLGGTSAIIPKSIVNTLMSSKWISYSECVTQLFFYLSFLSSNFFLLTVMAYDRYIAICHPLYFASIMNWSSCIQMAGGAWVVGFLHAALHTGYIFSMPFCSNIIDQFFCEVPQLIKLFCPGSYLSETWILIFSTGLEIGCLSFIILSYVRIFITVLRMPSTEKREKAFSTCIPHLIVVSLLVGSSLLAHLILPANSPSRVDKVFTTLYAVLPSLMNPIIYSMRNKDVKIAFRKLFG comes from the coding sequence ATGTTGAACACAACTAATATATTGGTTTTTATACTTGTTGGATTTTCTGAAAATCAAGAGGTTCAAATTTTATACAGCAGTATTTTTTTGATAATGTATTTTTTTGTCCTGGGAGGAAATCTTCTCATTATTTTTTTGATACTGTTCAATCGTTGTTTGCACACCccaatgtatttctttttaatcAATTTATCTATTGGTGATCTTGGTGGGACATCCGCTATTATACCCAAATCTATAGTAAATACCCTCATGAGCTCCAAATGGATTTCATATTCTGAATGTGTGACACAAttgtttttctatctttctttcttatcgTCAAATTTCTTCCTTCTCACTGTCATGGCCTATGATAGATACATTGCTATCTGTCACCCACTGTACTTTGCATCCATAATGAATTGGTCCAGTTGCATTCAGATGGCTGGAGGGGCTTGGGTAGTTGGATTTTTGCATGCAGCTCTTCACACAGGATATATATTTTCTATGCCTTTCTGCTCCAACATAATCGATCAGTTCTTCTGTGAAGTTCCACAGTTAATCAAGCTCTTTTGTCCTGGTTCTTACCTCAGTGAAACCTGGATACTTATCTTTAGTACAGGCTTAGAAATTGGCTGCCTTTCATTCATTATTTTGTCCTATGTTCGGATTTTTATCACGGTGCTGAGAATGCCCTCAactgagaaaagagaaaaggccTTTTCTACTTGCATCCCCCACCTCATCGTGGTTTCCCTATTAGTTGGCAGTAGCCTCTTGGCTCATCTGATACTACCTGCTAACTCACCATCCAGAGTAGACAAAGTGTTTACCACACTATATGCAGTTCTGCCTTCTTTAATGAATCCAATAATCTACAGCATGAGGAACAAAGATGTCAAAATTGCCTTTAGGAAATTGTTTGGTTGA
- the LOC139154037 gene encoding olfactory receptor 5G29-like, producing the protein MDTRPTENQSQTNATGFLLMGFSIDPNNQNLLFVIGLFIYLLTLGGNLAIITLIIIDQHLQTPMYFLLGNLSFVEICCTSTTAPKVLWNLLSGDKTISYIGCALQLYFFGTFGSTECVLLSAMAYDRYVAVCHPLHYTLLINQTVRRYLLATSWIIGHFNSTVNTAMVFSLHFCHSNKINHFFCDIPPLLHLSCSDIFVSQMVTFTISGGIMIVSFGLTLLSYVFIVSSVIKIQTAHGRMKAFSTCGSHLTVVSIFFGTLMYTYIRPSSAHSTKEDPLISVLYTTIIPLLNPLIYSFRNKEVQGALYKILGKRRS; encoded by the coding sequence ATGGACACCAGACCAACAGAAAACCAGAGCCAGACAAATGCTACAGGATTTCTCTTGATGGGTTTCTCCATTGACCCAAACAACCAGAATCTTCTTTTTGTCATagggttgtttatttatttgttaacattAGGAGGGAATCTAGCAATCATTACATTGATCATTATAGATCAGCATCTTCAAACTCCTATGTACTTTCTCCTTGGCAATCTCTCTTTTGTGGAGATCTGCTGCACTTCCACTACTGCCCCTAAAGTGCTATGGAACCTCTTGTCAGGCGATAAGACCATCTCCTACATAGGTTGTGCACTACAATTGTATTTCTTTGGTACTTTTGGAAGCACAGAATGTGTTCTTCTCTCAGCTATGGCATATGATCGTTATGTAGCTGTTTGTCACCCTTTGCACTACACTCTGCTCATTAATCAAACAGTACGTCGATATTTGTTGGCCACCTCCTGGATTATTGGCCACTTCAATTCCACTGTTAATACAGCTATGGTCTTTTCCCTACATTTCTGCCATTCTAATAAAATCAATCACTTTTTCTGTGACATTCCTCCTTTACTACACTTATCTTGTTCTGATATCTTTGTCAGCCAGATGGTGACCTTCACCATCTCTGGTGGTATTATGATTGTGTCATTTGGTCTAACCCTTCTTTCCTATGTTTTCATTGTTTCCTCTGTCATCAAAATCCAAACTGCTCATGGGAGGATGAAGGCATTTTCCACCTGTGGATCACATCTGACTGTGGTGAGCATCTTTTTTGGCACTCTGATGTACACCTACATAAGGCCTTCCTCTGCTCACTCCACAAAAGAAGACCCTCTAATTTCAGTTCTATACACTACCATTATACCATTGCTCAATCCCTTGATCTACAGTTTCCGAAACAAGGAAGTACAAGGGGCtctttataaaattcttggaAAGAGGAGATCATAA